A single Vespula vulgaris chromosome 3, iyVesVulg1.1, whole genome shotgun sequence DNA region contains:
- the LOC127062328 gene encoding beta-1,3-glucan-binding protein-like — MFLNFNYYRFYRSIFFCLVALLVNVNINCYAYTPPSATVEPLYPKGLRISVPHEQGITLVAYHVKFNEDFYSLEAGVISIDIIKPRNGRWVYEDHTTELKEGDMIYFWVHVVYQGLGYNLLNQEHRVTEFYNYDGTPVHANNAGNCETPSITKVLDRDGKLQNVCTNQLIFEDNFNNLNTTRWTVLEQFSFTPDYEFVIYNNSDDNVSIKNQQLVIIPTFLDEKRGADFVRRGTLNLERCTSTDSNNCRLEAVGSRILPPILSGRLNSKNSFAFLYGRVEVRAKLPRGDWIYPLISLEIANDNKQEGWTQPLIRVASASGNPTLRSQQGTDLSGYVLCAGALSPIQTNQGQSPYTARAELLRRNSGILWSEDFHTYEIEWREDRILAKVDKTIYGEQKITENAFNQPFYLTLGLAVGGRGEFPDLCMSDNYMKPWKNVGSKAVLDFYEARDNWARTWNKESSDLKIDYVKVWSV, encoded by the exons atGTTCCTgaactttaattattatcgtttttatcgttcgatattcTTTTGTCTCGTTGCATTATTAGTTAAcgttaatataaattgttatgcTTATACGCCTCCAAGCGCAACTGTGGAACCTCTTTATCCGAAAGGATTACGTATATCTGTACCTC aCGAACAGGGTATCACGTTGGTTGCTTATCATGTGAAGTTCAATGaggatttttattcgttagaaGCAGGAGTAATTagtattgatattataaaaccTCGCAATGGCCGATGGGTGTATGAAGATCATACTACCGAACTTAAGGAAGGagatatgatttatttttggGTACATGTTGTTTATCAAGGATTAGgatataatcttttaaatcAAGAGCACAGAGTAACTG aattttataattacgatGGAACACCAGTTCATGCAAACAACGCAGGAAATTGTGAAACGCCTTCGATAACAAAAGTACTCGATAGGGATGGAAAATTGCAAAATGTTTGCACGAATCAATTGATCTtcgaagataattttaataatcttaataCAACACGATGGACTGTActtgaacaattttcttttactcca gattaCGAGTTTGTCATTTATAACAACAGCGATGATAATGTGAGCATAAAGAATCAACAATTAGTAATAATTCCGACGTTTTTGGATGAAAAACGGGGTGCTGATTTTGTACGACGAGGGACATTGAATTTAGAGag aTGTACGTCTACTGATAGTAATAACTGTAGACTCGAAGCTGTTGGATCACGTATCTTACCACCGATATTGTCCGGTCGTCTTAAtagtaaaaattcttttgcGTTTCTTTATGGACGCGTTGAAGTAAGAGCTAAATTACCACGTGGCGATTGGATATATCCTT TGATAAGCTTGGAAATAGCAAATGATAATAAACAAGAAGGATGGACTCAACCTTTGATAAGGGTTGCATCTGCTTCCGGTAATCCGACATTAAGATCACAACAAGGTACTGACCTAAGTGGTTATGTTCTTTGTGCTGGAGCATTATCACCAATTCAAACGAATCAAGGTCAAAGTCCTTACACCGCTCGAGCAGAACTTTTGCGAAGAAATTCTGGTATACTCTGGTCCGAAGACTTTCACACTTACGAGATTGAATGGAGAGAAGATCGTATTCTTGCTAAGGTTGATAAGACGATCTACGGTGAACAAAAGATTACAGAAAATGCTTTCAATCAACCG TTTTACTTAACCTTGGGCTTAGCCGTTGGTGGCCGTGGTGAGTTCCCAGATTTATGTATGAGCGACAATTACATGAAACCTTGGAAGAACGTTGGATCAAAG GCCGTTCTCGATTTTTATGAAGCACGAGATAATTGGGCACGAACGTGGAATAAAGAAAGCTCAgatctaaaaattgattacgTCAAAGTTTGGTCAGTGTGA